tttacaaaggACCCCACCACGCTAATATACTATTACCATTAATCCCACTGTACACGCACCCACTTAAACCCAACCAACCAGTAATCACAATTAATTCCAATTAATCCGTTCAAATTTTCGTTCGTCATTCTTCTACCTTTCTATGTCAAGAGGTAAAAAGTTTTTGCCAACACGAATAAAACTCGTGGGGTTGCCAAGTATGCTTCTCTTTTGAGACTCAACATCGTCACTAATTTCCTCGTCCCTCAACGCAACATAGTCAACTTTTTCACCGTAAAACTTAACCAAACCCAAATAAAAAGCAACACCAAAAACGGTGACACCAATGATGAACCAGCTGAAGAGAATGTTAACCAGCGATATGGCGCGGTGGAGAGAATCATGGTCGGAGCATCTAACAACTTGGTGGCCTTCTTCTTCGTTGATGAAGCAGCCTTTAGGGATAAGCCCCGGCGTCCAAAGCATGTACCCCATAAGCACAAGCCATAAACCCTGAAAGAAAATGCTTAGAGAACGAACGAAGCTAACTAAGAAGCTTTTGGGGAAGGGGATTCCCAAGAGGGTAGTTGAGAGGGAGATTAAGATAAGGAGCTGAAGTAGCAAGTGGTACTGTCCTTCGGGGCCGTGGTGGTCGGCGGAGTGGAGGTGGAAGAGGAGGAGTTGCTGGGCGAAGGCGATGGAGCCGAGGAGTTGTGTTAGGGCACGTTTGGCGGGGGAGGGGAGGCGGTCGAGGACGAGGGCGAAGGCGGCGTAGAGGAGGAAGGCGAGGGAGATGGAAGAGTGTTCGAAGTTGTGGAGGTGGTTGGAGGGGATGGTGAAGTCAGGGTCCAAGGGCTGGTGGCGGTTGGGGCCGATGAAGAGTTCCATGGAGATGGAGGCTGCTGAGCCTAACATGATGAGGAGGAGCTCCAGGTACTTGTGTTTGGAGGTTGGGAACCATGGTGGTGATGTGTAGGAGGTTGGGTTTAGGGCATGGAGCTTTATGTGGTTGAAGAGGTGCCATAGCCCTATTAGCATGAAACCCATGCCTGGAGCTACGTGTCCTACTAGAGTGCCCATAATTGATTTGGAGGGAATAATTGTGTGTGAATGAGTTAATTGATGTTTGGTGATGTTGGCATTGAGAGAGGGAAGGGTGGGGGAAATTTATATTACTTGGGCTTTTAGTTTTAGGTCTAGAGGGTTCTATGgaagaagtgaattttgaagGATTTGAAGTCCAAGATGGGTGCCTTGGGGAATAAGGGTGTTTAATTTGTTTcatattatgaccatttgaatatgaatCATGAGATGACGAGTGGGATGAGGTAGAGCTGACTTTCTAGATGACTAAATAACAAAACGGCAGGAGGAGTAGGAAGACTACTACTACGCTTGGCAGCTCTTGTGTTGTGCTTATCCATTTAATATTCATTACAAAAGTTATCTGTGCATATAATATAAAGGAAGGGatcaaaaagcaaaaagtagtacacaaaaataaaaattaagtaaaagtaGTAAATTGCATAAACGTGTTAAATGTTGTatttattaagtaaaataatttatatactacctctttttcatgattattaatatttaaagttaatacatatagattaaaaaattatgcacAGCTTTATTACCCAAACCATGTTTATTTGATATGGGTGATTCATTTTACTCAACTTTTTTCTATATCACCTTTACGcccattaaaaatttaatgaccAACTCAAATAAACCTAAATAACACTAAATGTTAGTGCATAATAACCACTAGGAGTGGTGGGGTTAATTTGAACAATAAGCATCAGTTCATAAGTTTTAATTTCAGTGAtttatacacacacaaaaagacTGATAAAATGTTtggtttgaaaataaaaaatcataataaacacaaaattatgataaaattatcacaaaagcaactatttattatttaaaaaattatgacaagtTCAACACACCTTGTTACCAAACACATGCACTTGCACTTGCACATTTGCACGTTTGCACGTCCTCATCTCATCTCTACACCTTGAATGACTAAGGTAATAGCTTTTTGGAACACATATATAGCCATCTCATCAatccaattttctttaatttgagaCCTTGATGAGGACCTTGTATCCTAGTCTCTTGAATCAAAGACGGAGGCGGCGATTATTGTGTTTGAATCTCTAGAAAAGGATATTGAGAGGTGATTGATGATTGTGCTGTGGTGGTTATTGTTTAAAAGTCAACTATTTTATCAAGCTAACCTTTTTAAGTGCTATTTCATATCTTTCCTCTTATTCATCCATCTCGCTTTCATCTATGTATTAAGGTTATTACACACTAACATTTGCATCAAGTGTATGTTAACCGTTTAACAAGTGTATTAAAATCTCTAAGTAGTAAAGACTTGAAAGTTTGAGTGTCGATTTTCACATGAACTTTGTTATATACTTGTgttggataatttttaatttataaaaatagaagatgagATGAGGTATAAAAGATGAGTGTAAAAGAacaagatataaaataataacttttaatagaAGACAAATGAAATAATAGGGAATTCAATGAGATGAGAATGTTAGGACCTAACATGTCTTATTTGTCtaagatatattattttatatttttttctaccaATTAGGTGAATTTTCCCTACCTACATCTATTAGgatacttgcccctgatgtcttatgatgacaaacctattttacctatctatcttccaaatgtctttgcaaagactcaatagaAAAAATGCATGAAGTCCTAATTCTAGATGCTTGCTTTGATGCATGgacataatgcaatcactctatgtctagcaataattatattaagataTCCCTTctttttagttctattagaaattaccctCTATCGAACGACTAATCCCTAAAATTGATGCATGTGAGACCTTCCTTGtatttctattaaggattaccctctatcgagcatctaacccctaaagatgatgcaaagatgaatgatacatgaaattaaagtaagaaaggataataggaaataaaatacttgtttgCATTAATAGATATGAAGAatacaatacatcttttggctttttaggcctgtcagACCCTAACTAATGGTTTAGTTTCTCATGGTCATAAAGGGTCTTACACTGGAAAAGGGTTATAGAAACTGATGGAGAATAAGGGATGGAAAaagggaataaaaaataatggaagagaagaaagaattttCTAAGGAAAAGTTCTCAAGTTTTATGAGTATATTAGAGTGCTCTGAGACTCAGTGTGTCTTTTTTCCTTGGTTTGACTCCCTTTTTATAGTTGCTGGAGTAGACTTGGGTCtgcttactcgcgctaagcctgCACTGCTCTCTTAGCGCAGAATTCCTGTATTTGCGTTAAGTCTGcgttgctcgcttagcgcgggtGCTTGtatttgcgcttagcgcacttctTCTTGCTTAGCGCTAGTGCGTGTTTTCGCTCTAAGCGCGCGTTGAGCGCTGAACGTGTCTTGGATTGAGTCTGATGCCAAAATCTTCCTTCTtcatatttttgatattttcgacatcttttttgcttttaatattttcttttcatatctgcaagccataaatagaaaaaacatcaatttttaaccaTTAAGcataaataactgctaaataaatatttttaaggttaatttcattataaaaaataactcatatttaacaGTTATGAGTGTACAACTAATTGAGAAAAGAACTTGTAATTCCAACCTACTTACTTAGAGAGGATGCTAGCTAACTCATCTATATCTCCAAATTTGCATCAAGGTTATGATGAGTACTCCACTAACTCTAGGATggtgtaatattaatatatattgcataaattaaataaaaataacaacattaaaaatgcTTGAAATTTTGCGTGTTACGATCAAACTAACTCAAATAATAATGATACAGTACTTTTCAACTATCGTCATTGATTTTGCTTGCTCTATAAATATCGATAactgtgaaatttgaatttaattgatagttaattttgattatgtcatgattaaaatttctttactttactattgtttttaaggaaataatgaggattttaatatcattttaatttttgtttagtaGGATTTAAAGGAAGAAAATTACATGTGCTTTTGagggaaaattgatgcaaaaacgtGAAGAAAAAACCTTCaagaaaaagttgaagattGGGGTAACTCACTTAGCACACAAGACAGACCCAACACATCAACTCGCTTAGCGGCCAGCACAAGCTTAGCGCGAATCCCGTGCTAAGCGCGTGATCATTGTCATACCCACTAAGCCTAGAAGGGCGCACTTAGCGCGAGGTCGCGTGAATTTCAAAATACCTTAAGCCTATaataaaaggagtaggaagcaaAGGAGAGAGACACACCGAGACTCAAAGCTCTCTAATAGCCTAAGTATCTCAAATAGGAAAAACCCACTTTCTATATCCATTATCCCCTTCTCCTCCTCTATCcatccctcttcttcttctattcCCATCAACTTCTAaagtgtaaagtctctcatgaTTATGAGAGTCTAAACCCCCATTGTTGGGAGTCAAGCGGTCAAACTCTTGTAATGTGATTCTTTcatactatctatttaatgcaagtctggtttttactattattttctaTACTTTATTGTTGCTGATTGTGGTCTGATTACCCATACTTATGCATTGTTTAGGAAGTAATGCATTagaaaatagttattttctaaagaagTGAGAAGGAACATCTAAATGAAATCATGTATAGAAATAGAGTGATGTTTGTTTAGCCTATTTCATGCAtcgttttttaaatatatatatatatatatatatatatatatataattaataaaggtCAATCActtgaatatatttaataatgattttatatGTCTAATCTACCAGAAATATCCTTGATTCACTGAGAAAATAAGGATTTTtcgagtgaataggcaatttagtccctgagattgtaaccactttgcatattagtccctgacttaaattttaattcataatagtcCCTAACTTTACCTCCGTTATGCAAATAAGTCCCTGCTGTTAAAATCTAATTTCCTCCGTTAGTCAAATGTCTATTTGGCAAATGTAAGCATCCAATGTGGCAGGTTTGAGTCCAAGTCAGCAATATTATGTGGCAAGGCAAGgactgaattgaaaaattaggtttaaaagaaatcaaaaatGAAGTAAACCCATTTTCCCTTTCACTGTTGCTCTTCCCTCCCCTGCATTCTCGTGATTGAGGGTTCGCGCTTTTTGTCAGGTTGGTGGTTTCATTCAATTCTTTTGCATTGTTTTGGTGGTTTGATTTGGGGTTTTACATGTTCGAGGGGTTTCATTTGCGGCATTGTCTTCGCGCTTCGTAGGGAGGTTTATGATCGTTTATTATTTTCGTTTATGATGCTCTGTTTTTATAGATGACaatgtttttggtttttgattGTGTCTTCGCGGTTTTTGACAATGTCAATGTCTTCGCGCTTTTTGAGGtaggtttttttatttcctaatatCTGACCATGTTTGCGGTTTCTGATTGTGTAGAATGAATGATAATATAACTTTAGTATTGCACCATGGAGGAAGATTCACTCCACGTGCCAGTGATGGAAAGGTTGAATATATAGGCGGAGAATTTGACGTTTGGGAGGATATATCTGCAGATTGCCTGAATGCATTTATCTTATATGATCTGGTGAAAGCTTGTAAGAAGTATAGTAATATAGGAGAATGTTTTTGGTTGATTGATAAGGACTTAGATTTTAATCATGGGTTAAGGAGTTGTACAACTGATGGAGATATATTACACTTAGTTAGGGATGcttttgaaaatgagaatgagataaatgtttattttcatcatgAAGTAGATCCAATTTTAGAAGAAGTCCCACAAATGTTGTACTTGGAATGTTATCCAATTCGAAAAGCTGTTGAGAATGAGGATGATTTAGATGATGTACCTGTTGCTGGCCATGAGGAAGGTAAGTTTTAATTCATCTGTACTTGGTCCGACATGGTtaccataattaattaatatgattaatttttactttatgaCCATTGATGCAGATGTTGGTGCTGGAGAGCAAACAGATGCTGGTGAGCAGATGGATGCTGGTAAGCAGAGGGATGGTGGTGAGCAGAGGGATACTGATGCTGGTGAGCAAAGAGATGGTAGTGAGCAGAGGGATACTGATGCTGGTGAGCAAAGAGATGGTAGTGAGCAGAGGGATGCTGAAGCTGGTGAGGAGAGAGATGTTGATGGTAAAGAGAGAGATGTTGCTGATAGTGAGGAGGAAAGGGAAGTTGACAGTGATGAGACAGATGCTGAGTGGTTTATAAATTTCTCTTGTATGTTGAATGAAGTTGAAGCTGAAGTTGAGACAGATGGTTATCATTCAGAGGAGCTTAATATCCCTATTAgtagtgatgatgaagatgaggatgttgaAGTTTATCCTCAATATAGTCAAAGTAGTGGAGTTGGTGAACAGAAGTTGGAATTAGGGATGGAGTTTGGTACTCTAGATGAATTTAAATCTGCCTTGAGGGAGTATAGCATATTGATGGGCAGGGAGTTCAAGTGGAAGAAGAATGATAAACAGAGGGCTAGAGCAAAATGCAAGAAGGCATTTTGTGATTGGGAAATCTACTGTGCAAAGAATGAAGTTAGAAACTCTTTTCAGATAAAGACATTTAAGCATAACCATAATTGCTGCAGAGAAGTGAACAACAAACAAGCAAATAGACAGTGGGTGGTCAGTAAACTTGAGGGCAAACTCAGAATGCAGCCAACCCTTAAATGTGTTGAAGCTTTGGAATATTTC
The nucleotide sequence above comes from Glycine soja cultivar W05 chromosome 11, ASM419377v2, whole genome shotgun sequence. Encoded proteins:
- the LOC114374839 gene encoding transmembrane protein 45A-like; this encodes MGTLVGHVAPGMGFMLIGLWHLFNHIKLHALNPTSYTSPPWFPTSKHKYLELLLIMLGSAASISMELFIGPNRHQPLDPDFTIPSNHLHNFEHSSISLAFLLYAAFALVLDRLPSPAKRALTQLLGSIAFAQQLLLFHLHSADHHGPEGQYHLLLQLLILISLSTTLLGIPFPKSFLVSFVRSLSIFFQGLWLVLMGYMLWTPGLIPKGCFINEEEGHQVVRCSDHDSLHRAISLVNILFSWFIIGVTVFGVAFYLGLVKFYGEKVDYVALRDEEISDDVESQKRSILGNPTSFIRVGKNFLPLDIER